A stretch of DNA from Chlorogloeopsis sp. ULAP01:
CCTAACTGACAAACTTACTCCCCTTTCGCTGATTCCCCAAGCCATTTCTTTTTTGGGAGACACATCCACAACAGTGCCACAAATTTTATTCAAATTAAATAATTTGTTAGAAAAACATACGAGCCTAGAAAAAACCCAAGTTGAATTCAACAGGGAAGATAAGCTCAGTTACACAATGACAATGGCTTTTTACTGTTTTTTGAGTACTTTAGAGGAATTTCGTCTTGCGATTTTGCGGGTTAATCAGGTTAACTTACATTCGCCACAGATGAGTGCAATTACTGGTGCTTTATCAGGAACTTATAACAGTACCCTCGGTATTCCCATCAGTTGGCACTTCTTGTTTGCAAAAACCTGCTCGGCACAGTGGCACCTGACGAATTTCTCCCAAATGCTACAATTAGCGGATGCACTGATTGCTACCTGGTCTGGAGTATATCGTCCTGCTTTAGAGCAAAGCAAAACCAGCGAAGAAAAATGGGCTAGAACATCGAGCGCAGTGCTTCCCCAGGCGA
This window harbors:
- a CDS encoding ADP-ribosylglycohydrolase family protein encodes the protein MRYSLVNRVRGTFLGALVGESFAKASEKQSQIHLEQHHSQSLLDGGSNRDRSTFTRIRGVELSSGNWQKLALLGAESLIELGRFDFDDWVKRQQQAGIILEASALSSPEIILTTLPVALFCHENLIKLRQSLLDVVKIWDNHPLVQDWALVMGYAIAQSLTDKLTPLSLIPQAISFLGDTSTTVPQILFKLNNLLEKHTSLEKTQVEFNREDKLSYTMTMAFYCFLSTLEEFRLAILRVNQVNLHSPQMSAITGALSGTYNSTLGIPISWHFLFAKTCSAQWHLTNFSQMLQLADALIATWSGVYRPALEQSKTSEEKWARTSSAVLPQAIAAPRVIRLR